A genomic region of Elaeis guineensis isolate ETL-2024a chromosome 9, EG11, whole genome shotgun sequence contains the following coding sequences:
- the LOC105037505 gene encoding G-type lectin S-receptor-like serine/threonine-protein kinase LECRK3: MASAISYILFLSIFSSAFALGAAQPRQSNISLDTSLHTTTNPTSWHSPNGRFAFGFYPEGTGFSIGIWLVPSPENSTVIWTADRDDPPVTKDAVLKLTTEGLKLLLQNSEERLISNISTGNNASSASMLDSGNFVIYDSNSDVIWETFDHPTDTIMAGQVLGAGSQLVSGASETNHSSGKFHLILLNDGNLVLYPVASPDGSEDSYYDSQTSGKGYQSLNLDDKGWLYLLNDNVTYNLTSGYQSGTALVYRATLGVDGIFRLYSHDLESNTEQVLKKFPDVTDPCAVKGTCGLNSYCSTSANGQVVCTCLPGFDYLDANRTSNGCRRNFTASGCYSNNDNTTYMSTVYNVAWTEFSYTAPLSVTSKEDCGEACLKDCNCDAALFSDNTCRKQLFPLRYGKTDDSTTTFIKLVNISPAAAPVVTIRRKFSAKILIVSAAIIACIISSLVALIFFFYRYRAGRYRRLWRNKEPALVDEIAPRSFSYRELREATDGFKEELGKGAFGTVFKGTLPRGQRVIAVKKLEKVVDEGEREFRTEMRTIGRTHHRNLVRLLGFCDEGTNRLLVYEYMSNGSLADLIFKADGHPSWDERVRIALDIARGIHYLHEECETRIIHCDIKPPNILMDDNWTAKISDFGLAKLLMPSQTITFTGIRGTRGYLAPEWHKNAPITVKADVYSFGIVLLEIVCCRQSMELEADEEDAIILLDWVHNCFMDGELEKLVADEVDMTELNRLVKVGLWCTQSEPGARPSMKNVVTMLETNVDISLPPPPGFSS; the protein is encoded by the exons ATGGCTTCTGCAATATCCTACATCCTGTTCCTCTCAATCTTCTCATCAGCGTTTGCCCTGGGAGCAGCTCAACCAAGGCAGTCCAACATAAGCTTGGACACCTCTCTCCATACCACCACCAACCCTACATCATGGCACTCACCTAATGGACGCTTCGCCTTCGGATTCTACCCAGAAGGCACTGGCTTCTCCATTGGAATATGGCTCGTGCCATCTCCTGAAAACTCCACTGTTATATGGACGGCTGACCGAGATGATCCACCGGTGACCAAAGATGCTGTATTGAAGCTAACTACTGAAGGGCTCAAGCTCCTCCTACAAAACTCAGAAGAGAGACTCATCTCCAACATTTCCACAGGCAACAATGCTTCCTCTGCTTCCATGCTCGATTCCGGGAACTTCGTCATCTATGACTCTAACTCTGATGTCATATGGGAAACCTTTGACCATCCAACTGACACAATCATGGCGGGTCAGGTGCTGGGCGCTGGATCCCAGCTCGTTTCCGGCGCATCAGAAACCAACCACTCTAGCGGGAAGTTTCATCTCATCTTGCTAAATGATGGGAACCTCGTTCTGTATCCTGTGGCATCACCAGATGGTTCAGAGGATTCTTACTATGACTCCCAAACAAGTGGAAAAGGCTACCAGAGCTTAAATCTGGATGATAAAGGTTGGCTGTACCTGCTCAACGACAATGTCACATACAATCTAACAAGCGGCTACCAGAGCGGGACAGCGCTGGTGTATCGTGCAACGCTTGGTGTCGATGGGATCTTCCGGTTATATTCTCACGATCTCGAGTCAAACACAGAACAGGTATTGAAGAAATTCCCAGACGTAACAGATCCGTGTGCGGTCAAGGGAACCTGTGGTCTGAACAGCTACTGCAGTACTTCCGCAAATGGACAAGTCGTATGCACTTGTTTGCCTGGTTTCGATTATCTTGATGCTAACAGGACATCGAACGGATGCAGAAGGAACTTCACGGCCTCTGGTTGCTACTCGAACAATGATAACACGACATACATGTCCACTGTGTACAACGTAGCATGGACGGAGTTTTCCTATACTGCACCACTGTCTGTGACAAGCAAGGAAGATTGCGGAGAAGCATGTTTGAAAGATTGCAATTGTGATGCCGCTCTGTTTTCCGACAATACGTGCAGGAAACAGTTGTTTCCATTGAGATATGGGAAAACAGATGACTCCACCACGACATTCATCAAGCTGGTTAACATAAGCCCTGCTGCAGCTCCCGTTGTTACCATCAGGCGAAAGTTTAGCGCTAAGATTTTGATTGTGTCAGCAGCTATTATTGCTTGTATAATTTCTTCCTTGGTTGCTTTAATTTTCTTCTTTTATAGGTATCGAGCTGGAAGGTATAGAAGGTTGTGGAGAAATAAGGAGCCAGCTCTGGTGGACGAAATAGCACCCAGATCTTTTTCCTACCGTGAGTTGAGGGAAGCGACCGATGGTTTCAAGGAAGAGCTAGGTAAGGGAGCCTTTGGAACTGTCTTTAAGGGGACCTTGCCTCGTGGTCAAAGAGTAATAGCTGTAAAAAAACTTGAGAAGGTGGTGGATGAGGGAGAAAGAGAGTTCCGAACGGAGATGAGGACAATTGGAAGAACTCACCACAGGAACTTGGTAAGACTGCTTGGCTTCTGTGATGAAGGTACTAACAGGCTCTTAGTCTATGAATACATGAGCAACGGATCGCTTGCAGACCTCATCTTTAAGGCTGACGGACACCCAAGTTGGGATGAGCGGGTAAGGATTGCGTTAGATATAGCTAGAGGGATCCATTATCTGCATGAGGAGTGTGAAACTCGTATTATACATTGCGACATAAAACCTCCAAACATACTGATGGATGATAATTGGACAGCAAAGATATCAGATTTTGGGTTAGCAAAGTTGTTGATGCCAAGTCAGACAAT AACATTTACGGGCATTAGGGGGACAAGGGGTTACCTTGCACCAGAATGGCACAAGAATGCGCCGATAACGGTGAAGGCAGATGTTTACAGCTTTGGCATTGTACTGCTCGAAATCGTATGCTGCAGGCAAAGTATGGAATTGGAAGCTGATGAAGAAGATGCAATCATTCTTCTGGACTGGGTCCATAACTGCTTTATGGATGGAGAGTTGGAGAAGCTTGTGGCTGATGAGGTAGATATGACAGAGTTGAATAGGCTTGTGAAAGTGGGGCTCTGGTGTACTCAGTCGGAACCAGGTGCTCGGCCTAGCATGAAGAATGTGGTGACGATGCTGGAAACGAACGTGGACATATCCCTtcctcctccacctggatttaGTTCCTGA